In Rhodothermus profundi, the following are encoded in one genomic region:
- a CDS encoding HTTM domain-containing protein codes for MNARRLDHWLFNAFQPTAEGLAAYRIAFALFVLFILDPGHSPYFNFHPIGELPDSFFLPPPGPMQLFGGFPPRWFFAGLHFLLDLSLVALLFGYRTRLASWLTGLLLLIGFGFLFSAGKINHVLLFVLLPWVMSFSNWGATWSLDAWLGRTRATVAGWPLSLLALLIGFALFTAGFTKLLGGWLDPSTHAARGHWLKQYFIIGRQDLLADLVTAPLPSGLWELMDWGTVVLEMGFLPAAFAPRLFRVFLSLMVLFHLSTALLFNITFVQNLIVYAAFLNWNQLATHVPRFRLPPRLILPAIPLVAIACYLFGSPLRRLDALANFSSDLSLTELLVNVIAALIVIGNGIARLRHQSGHLLSLTPTVAGAYRRVGRTLALVLGVYGALIATHAGEFWPMSVFPMFSQAGQPWTRAVVRELSPEEPVRWDTLWAPTSLPGRPFPLGSTTLDPVDLINFVTQPDRWHAQRRQTLLRLFGPELEDRRLLILQVRGMPTPDGVRLYYLPIIALTADTVQIHPRWQP; via the coding sequence ATGAACGCCAGACGCCTCGACCACTGGCTCTTCAACGCTTTCCAACCAACAGCCGAGGGGCTGGCTGCCTACCGGATAGCCTTTGCGCTGTTTGTCTTGTTCATTCTGGATCCCGGCCACAGCCCTTATTTCAATTTCCACCCAATCGGCGAACTGCCCGACAGCTTCTTTCTGCCGCCGCCTGGCCCCATGCAGCTTTTTGGCGGCTTTCCGCCCCGCTGGTTTTTTGCAGGCCTGCACTTCCTGCTTGACCTGAGCCTGGTTGCCCTGCTTTTCGGCTATCGCACCCGCCTGGCTTCCTGGCTGACCGGCCTGCTCCTGCTCATCGGCTTTGGCTTTTTGTTCTCAGCCGGCAAGATCAACCACGTGCTGCTGTTTGTTCTGCTGCCCTGGGTAATGAGCTTTAGCAACTGGGGCGCCACCTGGTCACTGGATGCCTGGCTGGGCCGAACGCGCGCAACGGTCGCGGGATGGCCGCTATCTCTACTCGCGCTACTGATTGGCTTTGCCCTGTTCACTGCCGGTTTTACCAAGCTGCTGGGCGGCTGGCTGGACCCCTCCACTCATGCCGCCCGGGGCCACTGGCTCAAACAGTACTTTATCATTGGTCGGCAGGATCTGCTGGCTGATCTGGTTACCGCACCGCTGCCCTCCGGTCTCTGGGAGCTGATGGACTGGGGCACCGTGGTGCTGGAAATGGGCTTTCTACCCGCTGCATTTGCACCGCGTCTGTTTCGGGTATTTCTAAGCTTGATGGTCCTGTTTCATTTGAGCACGGCTCTGCTGTTCAACATTACCTTCGTGCAAAATCTGATTGTTTATGCAGCTTTTTTGAACTGGAATCAACTTGCCACGCACGTTCCCCGGTTCCGACTGCCGCCCCGTCTTATCCTGCCAGCAATTCCACTGGTGGCTATAGCCTGTTACCTTTTTGGCTCGCCACTACGCCGTTTGGATGCTCTCGCCAATTTCTCGTCCGATCTGTCGCTCACGGAGCTGCTGGTTAACGTCATTGCCGCGCTGATTGTAATCGGGAATGGAATCGCTCGGTTGCGACATCAGTCAGGCCACCTCTTGTCCCTTACTCCGACGGTTGCAGGTGCCTATCGGCGGGTGGGTCGAACGCTGGCGCTCGTGCTGGGGGTGTATGGAGCGTTAATAGCTACCCATGCTGGTGAGTTCTGGCCCATGAGCGTGTTTCCCATGTTCTCGCAGGCCGGGCAGCCCTGGACGCGCGCTGTGGTGCGCGAGCTGAGCCCTGAAGAGCCGGTGCGCTGGGATACGCTGTGGGCACCAACGTCGCTTCCTGGCCGTCCATTTCCGCTAGGCAGCACCACGCTCGACCCGGTTGACCTGATCAACTTTGTCACCCAGCCGGATCGCTGGCATGCGCAGCGTCGCCAGACACTGCTGCGGCTGTTTGGCCCGGAATTAGAAGACCGCCGGCTCCTCATCTTACAGGTACGTGGCATGCCCACCCCAGACGGAGTGCGGCTTTATTACCTCCCTATCATTGCGTTGACGGCTGATACGGTCCAGATCCATCCCCGATGGCAGCCATGA
- a CDS encoding M48 family metalloprotease, whose protein sequence is MMGRYYLVLIAILVVFAEGCAVSTNPVSGRRRLYGYTWAEERRIGREADQIIVAQYGLYEDSTLTAYVDSLGQVILAHSHLRRPNTPKAFRETPFVFRVLDSPVVNAFALPGGYIYVTRGLLAHLNSEAQLAVVLGHEIAHVAARHASQRAFELQLGQIALLGGAMLGQEVLGVSAENVLQLGGIVAQLLFLKYSRDDERESDRLGVEYAVRAGYDAAEAAAFFHSLKRLSEQHGARLPSFLSTHPDPGEREQTIRMLAARWKQQVGSANQVNQATYYARIEGLVLGDDPRQGYVADGAFYHPTLRFWFPVPADYRVVNQPSQVVLVDREQQAMLVLTLATQPSATEAAQAWAAQEALTILNQGNDHVNGLPAVYVLAEKQASENQTVRVLQYFIEHEERVYSLAGFTQAALYARYEPVFLQVMRGFAPLQDPERLNVQPVRLKIQPATRTAPLHALLPALPEAFTPEAVAIMNQMDLEATVQVGTLLKLPRP, encoded by the coding sequence ATGATGGGCAGGTACTATCTCGTCCTTATTGCTATTCTCGTGGTTTTTGCAGAAGGTTGTGCTGTCTCGACCAATCCGGTCAGCGGTCGACGGCGACTGTACGGGTATACCTGGGCCGAAGAGCGACGTATTGGGCGAGAGGCCGATCAGATTATTGTAGCGCAATATGGGCTTTACGAGGACTCAACGCTGACCGCTTACGTAGACAGCCTGGGACAGGTTATTTTAGCCCATAGCCATCTCCGGCGACCGAACACGCCGAAGGCATTTCGGGAAACGCCTTTTGTCTTTCGGGTGCTCGATAGTCCGGTAGTCAACGCGTTTGCGTTGCCGGGAGGCTACATCTACGTCACGCGCGGATTGCTGGCGCATCTGAACAGTGAAGCCCAACTGGCTGTCGTGCTGGGACATGAGATTGCGCATGTGGCAGCGCGGCATGCCTCGCAGCGTGCTTTTGAATTGCAGCTTGGACAGATTGCCCTGCTTGGCGGGGCGATGCTGGGCCAGGAAGTGCTGGGCGTGTCTGCTGAGAACGTGCTGCAACTGGGAGGAATTGTAGCCCAGCTTCTGTTTCTGAAGTACAGTCGGGACGACGAGCGGGAGTCGGATCGCCTGGGCGTTGAGTATGCCGTGCGGGCTGGCTATGATGCGGCCGAAGCGGCTGCGTTTTTCCATTCGCTGAAACGCCTTAGCGAACAACACGGCGCGCGCCTGCCTTCGTTTCTGTCAACGCATCCGGATCCCGGCGAGCGGGAACAGACTATCCGAATGCTGGCAGCGCGCTGGAAGCAACAGGTGGGTTCAGCTAATCAGGTGAACCAGGCAACTTACTACGCTCGCATTGAAGGTCTCGTGCTCGGAGACGATCCCCGACAGGGCTACGTGGCCGATGGTGCCTTCTACCATCCAACGCTGCGCTTCTGGTTTCCGGTACCTGCAGACTATCGGGTCGTCAATCAGCCGAGCCAGGTCGTGTTGGTTGACAGGGAGCAGCAGGCCATGCTTGTGCTCACGCTGGCCACGCAACCATCGGCTACGGAAGCAGCCCAGGCATGGGCTGCCCAGGAGGCATTGACCATCCTCAACCAGGGCAACGATCACGTCAACGGTCTGCCAGCAGTCTATGTACTGGCCGAGAAACAGGCCTCTGAGAACCAGACCGTGCGCGTGCTCCAGTACTTTATTGAGCACGAAGAACGCGTCTATAGTCTGGCTGGTTTTACGCAGGCGGCGCTTTACGCACGCTATGAGCCGGTGTTTTTGCAGGTTATGCGTGGTTTTGCGCCGCTTCAGGATCCTGAGCGGCTGAACGTGCAGCCTGTCCGCCTAAAAATCCAACCGGCTACGCGCACGGCACCATTGCACGCGCTTCTACCAGCACTTCCCGAGGCGTTCACGCCAGAAGCGGTTGCCATCATGAACCAAATGGACCTGGAGGCCACGGTGCAGGTCGGTACCCTGTTGAAACTGCCGCGCCCATGA
- a CDS encoding DUF3047 domain-containing protein: protein MLRRLMLLWIGLLLQGVVLGPASDSQRIRVEDFETYPVGSYPSRWKFLTSKREFRPLEAVMNEREECRVQAEANNQFLRCTTQGEAQRITLANRDDFGLNWDLRTHPTLRWRWRAVHLPANAREDRRRWNDSGGAVYVTFGFDWLGRPISIKYTYSSLLPRETVVDFGPLKVIVASSGREGFGRWITVERDVAADYRRVFGKEPPARPLSITIWSDSDNTRDYAIVDFDDFELLPAATVR, encoded by the coding sequence ATGCTGCGCCGTTTGATGCTGCTATGGATTGGCCTGCTGTTGCAGGGCGTGGTGCTCGGACCTGCATCCGACTCGCAACGCATACGCGTAGAAGATTTTGAAACCTATCCGGTGGGGTCCTACCCGTCCCGCTGGAAGTTCCTGACCAGCAAACGGGAGTTCCGCCCGCTCGAAGCGGTCATGAATGAGCGGGAAGAGTGCCGCGTGCAGGCTGAGGCAAACAATCAGTTTCTGCGCTGCACCACGCAGGGCGAGGCCCAGCGCATCACGCTGGCAAACCGTGACGATTTTGGACTGAACTGGGACTTGCGCACGCATCCCACGTTGCGATGGCGCTGGCGAGCCGTTCATTTGCCGGCCAATGCTCGGGAGGATCGTCGGCGGTGGAACGACAGTGGCGGAGCGGTCTATGTAACCTTTGGCTTCGACTGGCTGGGCCGTCCGATCAGCATCAAATATACCTACAGTTCGCTGCTTCCCCGGGAGACCGTCGTTGACTTCGGCCCCTTGAAGGTCATTGTAGCCTCGTCTGGGCGAGAGGGGTTTGGACGCTGGATTACGGTCGAGCGCGACGTCGCAGCCGACTATCGGCGCGTCTTCGGCAAAGAGCCGCCCGCCCGTCCGCTTTCCATCACGATCTGGAGTGATTCGGACAATACCCGAGACTACGCCATTGTTGATTTTGATGATTTTGAACTCCTGCCTGCTGCTACAGTCCGATAG
- a CDS encoding MaoC family dehydratase: MYTYETLQVGDHFTTTRRITAEDVRRFAELTGDDNPIHLDPEYAQKTRFGRPIVHGVLLLGIISKVLGRDFPGHGSIAVALSCRFLRPVPVDSEITVEVKIAEKIEKHKHIRAKVYIYLDGKMAVGGEATLIPPAPETAP; this comes from the coding sequence ATGTACACCTATGAGACGTTGCAGGTAGGCGACCATTTTACAACCACGCGCCGCATTACCGCCGAGGACGTGCGCCGGTTTGCTGAACTCACCGGCGACGACAATCCGATTCATCTTGATCCCGAATACGCCCAGAAAACCCGCTTTGGTCGGCCTATCGTTCACGGCGTCCTGCTGCTGGGCATTATTTCCAAAGTGTTGGGGCGTGATTTTCCCGGCCATGGAAGCATTGCCGTAGCGCTCTCCTGCCGCTTTCTGCGTCCGGTGCCAGTCGACTCAGAAATCACCGTTGAAGTCAAAATTGCCGAAAAAATTGAAAAACATAAACATATTCGTGCAAAGGTATACATCTATCTCGACGGCAAGATGGCGGTAGGTGGGGAGGCCACCCTGATTCCTCCCGCTCCAGAGACTGCGCCGTAA
- a CDS encoding glycosyltransferase, with the protein MRPIALHFKSVYLNLSETFIDRLVRHHERYRPVIGTLHPRYYLDGLSVYTPSGWEAWRDRLLQQLNRSPRFLYQVCRQVHPVVLHAHFGLDGYRLLDLSRHTRLPLVVSFYGHDVSRLPAEPGWRRRYQRLARQGTCFIAATNFMKQQLITLGFPEEKIAVVRFGIDLSAFPFRLRTRAGFRLLMVGRLVEKKGHHTALKAVARLRASGYAVELHCYGDGPLRTFLQAEAHRLGISAFLSFHGAVTNEVARQAYYTHDVLLVPSQTATDGDQEGLPNVLIEGLASGIPVVATQHAGIPELIVPEKTGLLVAERDAEALAVAIKRLLETPALVEHLSRAGRAAVEAQHSLTRMVRDTEAVYDAARHAL; encoded by the coding sequence ATGCGGCCTATCGCTCTGCATTTTAAATCAGTCTATCTCAATCTTTCCGAAACCTTCATCGACCGGCTTGTGCGCCATCACGAGCGCTACCGGCCGGTAATCGGGACCCTGCACCCTCGCTACTATCTGGATGGCCTTTCCGTCTATACCCCGAGCGGCTGGGAAGCCTGGCGCGATCGCTTGCTGCAACAGCTCAACCGTTCCCCTCGCTTTCTTTACCAGGTCTGCCGCCAGGTGCATCCAGTGGTGCTGCATGCCCATTTCGGATTGGACGGCTATCGACTATTGGACCTCAGCCGACACACCCGGCTTCCTCTCGTGGTGAGCTTCTATGGACACGACGTCTCCCGTCTTCCGGCAGAACCGGGTTGGCGCCGCCGCTACCAGCGACTGGCCCGCCAGGGTACCTGTTTTATTGCCGCCACAAACTTTATGAAACAGCAATTGATCACGCTGGGCTTCCCGGAAGAGAAAATCGCAGTGGTACGCTTTGGCATCGACCTGTCTGCCTTTCCCTTTCGGCTGCGCACGCGGGCCGGTTTCCGCTTGCTGATGGTAGGACGGCTGGTCGAAAAAAAAGGGCACCACACCGCGCTCAAAGCCGTTGCCCGCTTGCGGGCAAGCGGCTACGCCGTCGAACTGCACTGCTATGGAGACGGGCCGCTACGAACTTTTCTGCAGGCTGAGGCACATCGGCTAGGCATCAGCGCTTTCCTCTCATTTCATGGAGCTGTCACAAACGAGGTGGCCCGCCAGGCGTATTACACCCACGACGTACTGCTCGTCCCGAGCCAGACGGCAACTGACGGAGATCAGGAAGGCCTGCCCAATGTGCTGATCGAGGGGCTGGCCAGTGGGATTCCCGTGGTTGCCACGCAGCATGCAGGCATTCCCGAGCTGATCGTACCGGAAAAAACGGGGCTATTGGTGGCGGAGCGAGATGCCGAGGCGCTGGCGGTCGCGATAAAGCGATTGCTGGAGACGCCTGCGTTGGTCGAACATCTCAGCCGGGCCGGACGAGCAGCTGTCGAAGCGCAGCACAGCCTGACCCGCATGGTGCGCGACACCGAAGCTGTTTACGACGCAGCGCGTCACGCCCTATGA
- the recF gene encoding DNA replication/repair protein RecF (All proteins in this family for which functions are known are DNA-binding proteins that assist the filamentation of RecA onto DNA for the initiation of recombination or recombinational repair.) codes for MLLQSLRLRNFRAHEETQVAFGPRINLIGGPNGAGKTNLLEAIHYLCLSKSFLTSQDAYALRQGAAFFELEGVFSGKRRSELVVRLVYVPGEGKRIFFNGAPLERLSDLVGELPVVVLSPADQALTGGPPEARRRFLDNLLSQAYPAYLQDLLQYRRALRQRNELLAHLRRHPAAVQPSLLESWQEELVTLGSRLILRRLRFVQEFAAFVAEAHAQLGLTAEIPRIEYITVAPLQPDVDLDAVAEAFRNRLHRLASREREQGRTLAGPHRDELMLRLNGLEVRRYASQGQHRIMGLALKLAKFLYLRARREETPLLLLDDVFDGLDRFRTQRILELLQHADQIAQSFVTSARLDLLQELQVLSGSTHRIFWVEAGQVQAYASTES; via the coding sequence ATGCTGTTGCAGTCACTCCGGTTACGGAATTTCCGGGCGCACGAGGAAACGCAGGTGGCCTTTGGGCCGCGCATTAACCTGATTGGCGGACCCAATGGCGCTGGTAAGACCAATCTGCTGGAAGCCATTCATTATCTCTGTCTTTCCAAAAGTTTTCTGACCTCGCAAGATGCGTACGCTCTGCGACAGGGTGCCGCTTTCTTTGAACTAGAGGGCGTTTTTTCCGGAAAGCGTCGTTCCGAGCTGGTGGTGCGGCTGGTCTATGTGCCAGGAGAGGGAAAACGAATTTTTTTCAACGGGGCGCCACTGGAGCGGCTGTCCGATCTGGTGGGTGAGTTGCCGGTTGTGGTACTTTCTCCTGCCGACCAGGCGCTGACCGGAGGACCGCCCGAAGCACGACGACGCTTTCTTGACAACCTGCTCAGTCAGGCGTATCCAGCCTATCTCCAGGATCTGTTGCAGTATCGGCGAGCGCTCCGACAGCGTAACGAGCTCCTGGCGCACCTGCGGCGCCATCCGGCTGCCGTGCAACCCTCTCTGCTGGAGTCCTGGCAGGAAGAACTGGTAACGCTGGGCAGCCGTCTTATCCTACGTCGGCTACGGTTCGTGCAGGAATTTGCCGCCTTTGTGGCGGAAGCGCATGCCCAGCTCGGCCTGACTGCAGAAATTCCGCGCATTGAATACATTACGGTGGCTCCGCTCCAGCCCGACGTCGATCTGGACGCAGTGGCCGAAGCCTTTCGCAACCGGCTCCATCGCCTGGCCTCTCGCGAGCGAGAACAGGGGCGTACGCTGGCCGGACCACACCGCGATGAACTGATGCTCCGTCTGAACGGTCTGGAAGTGCGTCGCTATGCTTCCCAGGGCCAACATCGCATCATGGGACTGGCCCTTAAGCTGGCCAAATTCCTCTACTTGCGCGCACGACGAGAAGAAACGCCGCTGCTGCTGCTGGACGACGTGTTTGACGGCCTGGATCGCTTTCGTACGCAGCGCATTCTGGAGCTGCTGCAGCACGCCGACCAGATCGCGCAGAGCTTCGTAACATCGGCTCGGCTCGATTTACTCCAGGAATTGCAGGTGCTTTCAGGCTCAACGCATCGTATCTTCTGGGTAGAAGCCGGCCAGGTGCAGGCATACGCTTCCACGGAGTCCTAA
- a CDS encoding efflux RND transporter permease subunit: protein MMERVFQRLRPVIRWAVRRPGLVLALALALSVVGVFLAMQLRIDTDFSKLIPKSYPSVQALERLREMVGGESTVDVAIVSPSFEANRRFAEDLIPKALALTGEGYTEPYLRRVEYRRETAFLRRNALYFATDEELDELEQFLQDKIEEARLKANPFFFELEEEEAEEDTTVEALQIVYEELIGKEYPISEDSTTLVLRFYPTNSQTNIGYIEDLYRDLQQLVDQMQPVRYHPEMQVVLAGRLLRQLVEVRAITDDVFSSFGAGVTAVLLLVVGYFTYKSYRARVGRRLDRRVLLAELGRMPVMAVLIGLPLLMSLSWSFGLAYVAFETLNLMTSTLGLVLFGLGIDYGIHFYARYAEERAEGHGVAEAAEITFLSTGQAITIGALTTAVSLYMLMIADFKGFSEFGFIAGSGILFALVAMLVIMPALLSLAERFRLLNLEAGHTAPVHRVGRGRFPAARGVVLASGAAVALALLWLPRVSFEWDFGKLEPRYEDYEARQDYVERVYQTRGRRNPAYIVVDDPAEVPAVVAALRARAAADTLSPTILDVESLQERFPMTPEAQQARLERIARIRALLDDPFLRSDTSVWMQRLREAAQTQRPISLEEVPAFLKARFTSKTGEIGNFVLIYPSVRLADGRNSMAFAEDVGRVEVNGKVYYAGSTSLVAADMLRLMLKEAPWMVLLTFIAVTLLMWLNFRTLRWTLLALLPLVVGVLWMLLVMELLGMKLNFYNMVVLPAVLGIGNDAGAHLVHRYREQGVGSILQVLRSTGEHVTMASLTTMMGFAGLLLSFHPGLRSIGELAVVGIGTTLLAALVFLPALIQWLEDRKQRPEPAAPVPAASPSR from the coding sequence ATGATGGAACGAGTGTTTCAGCGGTTGCGCCCGGTTATTCGCTGGGCAGTTCGTCGTCCCGGTCTGGTGCTGGCGCTGGCCCTGGCACTTTCGGTAGTCGGGGTATTCCTCGCGATGCAACTGCGCATTGACACGGACTTTTCCAAACTCATTCCTAAATCCTATCCCAGCGTCCAGGCGCTTGAGCGGCTGCGCGAGATGGTAGGGGGCGAAAGTACCGTCGATGTTGCAATTGTCAGTCCGTCGTTTGAGGCCAATCGACGTTTTGCCGAAGATCTGATCCCGAAGGCACTGGCGCTTACGGGAGAAGGCTATACCGAACCCTATCTGAGGCGCGTTGAGTACCGGCGAGAGACTGCCTTTCTGCGCCGCAACGCGCTTTATTTTGCCACCGACGAGGAACTGGATGAGCTGGAGCAGTTCCTGCAGGACAAGATTGAAGAAGCCCGGCTGAAAGCAAACCCTTTCTTTTTCGAGCTGGAGGAAGAAGAGGCGGAAGAAGACACGACCGTTGAAGCGCTGCAGATCGTCTATGAAGAGCTGATCGGGAAGGAATATCCGATTTCAGAGGATAGCACGACGCTGGTGCTGCGCTTCTATCCGACCAACTCGCAGACGAACATTGGCTATATCGAAGATCTGTACCGCGATCTGCAGCAACTGGTCGATCAAATGCAGCCGGTCCGTTATCATCCGGAAATGCAGGTCGTACTGGCAGGTCGGCTGCTGCGCCAGCTCGTTGAGGTGCGGGCTATCACCGACGATGTGTTCAGTTCGTTTGGAGCAGGGGTAACAGCCGTGCTGCTGCTGGTGGTGGGCTATTTCACCTACAAGTCCTATCGGGCTCGAGTGGGACGCCGCCTGGACCGCCGCGTGCTACTGGCCGAACTGGGACGCATGCCGGTAATGGCGGTGTTGATTGGTCTGCCCCTGCTCATGAGCCTGTCCTGGTCGTTTGGACTTGCTTACGTGGCGTTTGAGACGCTGAATCTGATGACATCAACGCTGGGATTGGTGCTCTTTGGATTGGGCATTGACTATGGCATTCACTTTTACGCACGGTATGCCGAGGAGCGTGCCGAAGGACACGGGGTAGCCGAAGCCGCTGAGATCACCTTTTTGAGCACGGGGCAGGCGATTACAATTGGCGCGCTGACGACGGCGGTTTCGCTCTATATGCTTATGATCGCAGATTTTAAAGGGTTTAGTGAATTTGGGTTCATTGCAGGAAGTGGGATTCTGTTCGCGCTGGTGGCCATGCTTGTCATAATGCCTGCCCTGCTTTCGCTGGCCGAGCGCTTTCGTCTGTTGAATCTGGAGGCTGGCCATACCGCACCGGTACATCGGGTGGGGCGGGGACGCTTCCCGGCCGCCCGGGGCGTGGTGCTAGCCAGCGGCGCTGCGGTCGCATTGGCGCTTCTGTGGCTACCACGCGTGTCATTTGAATGGGACTTCGGCAAGCTGGAGCCGCGTTACGAAGACTATGAGGCGCGGCAGGACTATGTGGAGCGGGTATATCAGACCCGTGGGCGGCGTAACCCGGCCTATATCGTGGTAGACGATCCTGCTGAGGTGCCGGCGGTTGTGGCGGCGCTGAGAGCACGCGCTGCTGCCGACACGCTTTCGCCCACCATTCTGGATGTAGAAAGCTTGCAGGAGCGTTTTCCAATGACACCTGAGGCGCAGCAAGCCCGGTTGGAACGAATTGCCCGCATTCGCGCCCTGCTTGATGATCCATTTCTGCGGTCCGACACGTCGGTCTGGATGCAGCGCCTGCGTGAGGCAGCGCAAACGCAACGGCCCATCTCGCTGGAGGAGGTCCCTGCATTTCTGAAGGCCCGCTTTACCTCAAAAACTGGTGAGATCGGCAACTTTGTGTTGATCTATCCCTCCGTGCGACTGGCGGATGGGCGCAATTCGATGGCTTTTGCCGAAGACGTGGGGCGGGTAGAGGTAAACGGCAAGGTGTACTATGCAGGCTCCACGTCCCTGGTGGCCGCCGACATGCTGCGGCTCATGCTTAAGGAAGCTCCCTGGATGGTGCTCCTCACGTTCATAGCAGTCACGCTGCTCATGTGGCTCAACTTCCGCACGCTACGCTGGACGTTGCTGGCGCTCCTTCCGTTGGTGGTGGGCGTGCTCTGGATGCTGCTGGTGATGGAGCTGCTTGGCATGAAGCTCAACTTTTATAACATGGTAGTCCTGCCGGCTGTGCTGGGAATTGGCAACGATGCCGGTGCGCATCTGGTGCACCGCTATCGGGAGCAGGGCGTGGGTAGCATCCTGCAAGTGCTACGTTCGACCGGTGAGCACGTGACGATGGCATCGCTGACCACCATGATGGGGTTTGCCGGACTGCTGCTCAGCTTTCATCCCGGATTGCGTTCTATTGGTGAACTGGCTGTGGTGGGGATTGGCACCACCTTGCTAGCGGCCCTGGTTTTCCTGCCTGCGCTCATTCAGTGGCTGGAAGACCGGAAGCAGCGTCCAGAGCCTGCAGCGCCGGTTCCGGCTGCTTCGCCAAGCAGATAG
- a CDS encoding glycosyltransferase family A protein: protein MAQESWERRHWPKVSCLMVTADRPHLVRRAIRSYLHQTYPNRELVVLDNGQQPLDEALLAEIPSNELIYARVKPRPGLVIGTLRNQALELARGDYIAPQWDDDDWSHPERLMRQMHVLLTADCDACTLAGTLMHVNHPTYFFHPFIGLLRHGVPPTIVHRRSATIRYPDLRRTSDTHYAEAWRRTGRYVILPPSESYLYLRYFHGSNLWEQEHFLRRMRNTPKDFLAYLWYRYVRGNEFAHPRFRLTPAMQEAFARYLRDSIETGVFQPELLQELHH, encoded by the coding sequence ATGGCACAGGAATCCTGGGAGCGCCGGCACTGGCCCAAGGTTAGCTGTCTCATGGTAACGGCCGATCGGCCCCATCTGGTGCGACGCGCCATTCGGTCCTATCTTCACCAGACCTATCCCAACCGAGAGCTTGTGGTGCTCGACAACGGGCAACAACCGCTTGACGAAGCGCTACTGGCTGAAATCCCGTCGAATGAGCTGATCTACGCGCGCGTCAAACCGCGGCCGGGTTTAGTGATCGGTACGCTACGCAATCAGGCGCTGGAGCTGGCACGAGGGGACTACATTGCCCCGCAATGGGATGACGACGACTGGTCGCATCCTGAGCGACTCATGCGTCAGATGCACGTGCTTCTTACAGCCGATTGCGATGCCTGCACGCTGGCCGGCACGCTCATGCATGTCAATCATCCTACCTATTTTTTCCATCCGTTCATCGGGCTGCTGCGCCATGGCGTACCGCCCACTATTGTGCATCGCCGGAGCGCAACCATCCGGTATCCTGACCTGCGACGCACCAGCGACACGCACTATGCCGAAGCATGGCGGCGTACTGGCCGCTACGTAATATTGCCGCCTTCTGAATCCTACCTCTATCTGCGCTATTTTCATGGCAGCAATCTGTGGGAACAGGAGCACTTCCTGCGCCGCATGCGCAACACGCCGAAGGACTTTCTCGCTTATCTCTGGTATCGGTATGTCCGTGGCAACGAATTCGCCCATCCGCGTTTTCGGCTGACGCCGGCCATGCAAGAGGCCTTCGCACGCTACCTGCGCGACTCCATTGAAACGGGCGTATTTCAACCGGAACTGCTTCAGGAATTGCACCACTGA